In one Bacteroidales bacterium WCE2004 genomic region, the following are encoded:
- a CDS encoding lipopolysaccharide export system permease protein, with amino-acid sequence MFDKITKIDWYIAKKFISTFFLSMVLIIVVIIIFDLSEKIDYFVKNEAPLKAIVFDYYCNYIPYMINMFASLFVFITVIFFTSRMASNSEIIAILSCGVRFHRMMVPYIASATLIALLSLGLNLYVIPHSNATRIEFEAKYIKRHNNFNLRNIHYQISPGKFVYIESFSRWNNTAYKFTIEDMEGHRLVRKISAESAAWDSTTTGWQLRKVITRDYSTGLKDDVRYADQVDTVIGLKLKDLFNNEKTVETLAIGALDELIETQKLRGDPNVMYARIEKQRRLTMPFSAIILTIIGVSLSARKRRGGIGWNIGIGIGLAFSYIFFLRMSEMFVYTDTLPPGIALWLPNLLFAGVAYFLYKRACK; translated from the coding sequence ATGTTCGACAAAATCACGAAAATAGACTGGTACATCGCGAAGAAGTTCATCTCGACCTTCTTCCTGTCGATGGTGCTCATCATCGTCGTGATCATCATCTTCGACCTGTCCGAGAAGATTGACTATTTCGTCAAGAACGAGGCGCCGCTCAAGGCGATCGTCTTCGACTACTACTGCAACTACATCCCGTACATGATCAACATGTTCGCCTCGCTGTTCGTCTTCATCACGGTGATCTTCTTCACCTCCCGGATGGCGTCGAACTCCGAGATCATCGCGATCCTGTCCTGCGGCGTCAGGTTCCACCGGATGATGGTGCCCTACATCGCGTCGGCGACGCTCATCGCCCTGCTCTCGCTGGGGCTCAACCTCTACGTCATCCCGCACTCAAACGCCACGCGCATCGAGTTCGAGGCGAAATACATCAAGCGGCACAACAACTTCAACCTGCGCAACATCCACTACCAGATCTCGCCGGGCAAGTTCGTCTACATCGAGTCCTTCAGCCGCTGGAACAACACCGCCTACAAGTTCACCATCGAGGACATGGAGGGGCACCGGCTGGTCCGCAAGATCAGCGCCGAGAGCGCGGCCTGGGACAGCACCACGACCGGCTGGCAGCTGCGCAAGGTGATCACGCGCGACTACAGCACCGGCCTCAAGGACGACGTCCGCTACGCCGACCAGGTCGACACGGTCATCGGGCTGAAGCTCAAGGACCTGTTCAACAACGAGAAGACGGTCGAGACGCTTGCCATCGGGGCGCTGGACGAACTGATCGAGACGCAGAAACTGCGCGGCGACCCCAATGTCATGTACGCCCGCATCGAGAAGCAGCGCCGCCTGACGATGCCTTTCTCCGCCATCATCCTGACCATCATCGGCGTGTCGCTGTCCGCGCGCAAGCGGCGCGGCGGCATCGGCTGGAACATCGGCATCGGCATCGGACTGGCCTTCAGCTACATCTTCTTCCTGCGGATGAGCGAGATGTTCGTCTATACGGACACGCTCCCGCCCGGCATCGCCCTGTGGCTGCCGAACCTGCTGTTCGCCGGCGTCGCGTATTTCCTGTACAAAAGAGCCTGCAAATAG
- a CDS encoding deoxyuridine 5'-triphosphate nucleotidohydrolase yields the protein MTVKVINRSANPLPAYATPLAAGLDVRADNAEPIELKPMQRAMVPTGLFLEIPAGYEVQVRPRSGLAAKRGVTVLNAPGTIDADYRGEVCVILVNLGTEPFVIERGERIAQLVLARHEVIEWEESEELAASERGAGGFGSTGVK from the coding sequence ATGACTGTCAAAGTGATCAACCGCAGCGCCAACCCGCTGCCCGCCTATGCCACACCGCTGGCCGCCGGACTGGACGTCCGCGCGGACAATGCGGAACCCATCGAACTCAAGCCCATGCAGCGCGCCATGGTCCCGACGGGCCTCTTCCTGGAGATCCCGGCGGGCTACGAGGTGCAGGTGCGCCCGCGCAGCGGCCTGGCCGCCAAGCGCGGCGTGACGGTGCTCAACGCGCCCGGCACCATCGACGCGGACTACCGCGGCGAGGTCTGCGTGATTCTCGTCAACCTCGGCACGGAACCGTTCGTGATCGAGCGCGGCGAGCGCATCGCACAGCTGGTGCTCGCGCGCCACGAGGTGATCGAGTGGGAGGAGAGCGAGGAGCTGGCCGCCTCCGAGCGGGGTGCCGGCGGATTCGGCAGCACGGGCGTGAAATAG
- a CDS encoding UDP-N-acetylmuramoyl-tripeptide--D-alanyl-D-alanine ligase has protein sequence MEDLYQKYLACGGRVTTDSRAIAGGEIFFALRGENFDGNDYAAKALESGAAWAVVNDDAELPADARFIRVADPLQTLRDLAIWHRTHVRDGKLPVLGLTGTNGKTTTKNLIAAVLAKKYRVTATQGNLNNDIGVPLSLLSIKSDTEIAVIEMGANHPDDIAKLVRVSRPDYGLITNVGRAHLLGFGSFEGVKAAKGELYKWLGSHRGSVIFLNEDDPDLREMAAKQPCHTFGYGIAAQGAQILPATPEEPFLRIRLGDALIRTQLVGAYNATNVLAALAVGDYFGVSRADAIAAIAAFAPDNNRSQMVRTQANTLIVDAYNANPSSMRAALDNFRHVQAPRKLALLGDMRELGEESLAEHRKVVRQLRGDGLQACLVGEEFRRALESLEPGDEPWFADSAALAAHLTAHPVRDAVVLVKGSRGIQMEKVLPVL, from the coding sequence ATGGAAGACCTTTATCAGAAATACCTGGCCTGCGGCGGCCGCGTGACCACCGACAGCCGCGCCATCGCCGGGGGAGAGATTTTCTTCGCCCTGCGGGGCGAGAATTTCGACGGCAACGACTATGCCGCCAAGGCGCTGGAGAGCGGGGCGGCGTGGGCTGTCGTCAACGACGACGCCGAGCTGCCCGCCGACGCGCGCTTCATCCGCGTGGCCGACCCGCTGCAGACGCTGCGCGACCTGGCCATCTGGCACCGCACGCACGTGCGGGACGGCAAGCTGCCCGTGCTCGGCCTGACCGGCACCAACGGCAAGACCACCACCAAGAACCTCATCGCGGCCGTGCTCGCGAAGAAATACCGCGTAACTGCCACGCAGGGCAATCTCAACAACGACATCGGCGTGCCCCTGTCGCTGCTGTCCATCAAGTCCGACACGGAGATCGCCGTGATCGAGATGGGCGCCAACCACCCTGACGACATCGCCAAGCTGGTCCGGGTGAGCCGGCCCGACTATGGCCTGATCACCAACGTGGGCCGCGCCCACCTGCTGGGCTTCGGCTCCTTCGAGGGGGTCAAGGCCGCCAAGGGCGAGCTCTACAAGTGGCTCGGCAGCCACCGCGGCTCGGTCATCTTCCTCAATGAGGATGACCCCGACCTACGCGAAATGGCCGCCAAGCAGCCCTGCCACACCTTCGGCTACGGCATCGCGGCGCAGGGCGCACAGATCCTGCCCGCCACGCCGGAAGAGCCGTTCCTGCGTATCCGGCTGGGCGACGCGCTCATCCGCACGCAGCTTGTCGGCGCCTACAACGCCACCAACGTCCTCGCCGCCCTGGCGGTCGGCGACTATTTCGGCGTGTCCCGCGCCGACGCCATTGCCGCGATCGCGGCTTTCGCGCCCGACAACAACCGCTCCCAGATGGTGCGTACGCAGGCCAACACCCTGATCGTGGACGCCTACAACGCCAATCCTTCCTCGATGCGCGCCGCACTGGACAACTTCCGCCACGTGCAGGCGCCGCGCAAGCTTGCCCTGCTGGGCGACATGCGCGAGCTGGGGGAGGAGTCGCTCGCCGAGCACCGGAAGGTGGTGCGCCAGCTGCGCGGCGACGGCCTCCAGGCCTGCCTGGTGGGCGAGGAGTTCCGCCGCGCGCTCGAGAGCCTCGAACCGGGCGACGAGCCCTGGTTCGCCGACTCCGCGGCCCTGGCAGCCCACCTCACCGCCCATCCCGTCCGCGACGCCGTCGTCCTCGTCAAGGGCTCCCGCGGCATCCAGATGGAGAAAGTCCTGCCCGTCCTGTGA
- a CDS encoding hypoxanthine phosphoribosyltransferase: MKDEKIKLHDKTFRPYIRHERILDAIDGVAREINHDFHDSTDIPVILCVLNGSIPFTGELLQRLDFPLQVVSVKLSSYQGTQSTGTVLNVMGLTSNVRGRRVIICEDIVDTGNTIVALKEMLIDKEGAAEVRIATMLLKPDVYNKPEKLDYVGMEIPNAFIVGFGLDYNELGRNIRDIYVIDE, translated from the coding sequence ATGAAGGACGAGAAAATCAAACTCCACGACAAGACATTCCGGCCTTACATCCGGCACGAGCGCATCCTGGACGCCATCGACGGCGTCGCCCGCGAGATCAACCACGACTTCCACGACAGCACCGACATCCCGGTGATCCTGTGCGTCCTCAATGGCTCCATTCCCTTCACCGGCGAGCTCCTGCAGCGCCTCGATTTCCCGCTCCAGGTCGTTTCCGTCAAGCTTTCCTCCTACCAGGGCACCCAGTCCACGGGCACGGTCCTGAACGTGATGGGCCTGACCTCCAACGTCCGCGGCCGCCGCGTCATCATCTGCGAGGACATCGTCGACACCGGCAACACCATCGTCGCCCTCAAGGAAATGCTCATCGACAAGGAAGGCGCCGCCGAGGTCCGCATCGCCACGATGCTCCTCAAGCCCGATGTCTACAACAAGCCGGAGAAGCTCGACTACGTCGGCATGGAGATTCCCAATGCCTTCATCGTGGGATTCGGCCTCGACTACAACGAGCTCGGCCGCAACATCAGAGATATTTACGTAATAGACGAATAA
- a CDS encoding Adenylate kinase produces the protein MKYYILFGPPGAGKGTHAGAIAQKYNLKHISTGELLRAEIAAGTELGKQAKTLIDAGSLVPDSVVEGMIETAFDTVKGVDGFLLDGFPRNLSQAADLDRILEKRGESVTAVAGLMISDDMIRERIKGRAVIEGRADDASDETVNNRIRTYHAQTEPLIEYYKAAGKYWEVNVDGGEIAENRARVLALMDKIA, from the coding sequence ATGAAGTATTACATCCTTTTCGGCCCTCCGGGCGCCGGCAAGGGCACCCACGCCGGTGCCATCGCCCAGAAGTACAACCTCAAGCACATCTCCACCGGAGAGCTGCTCCGCGCAGAGATCGCCGCCGGCACCGAACTCGGCAAGCAGGCCAAGACCCTGATCGACGCCGGTTCGCTGGTCCCCGACTCCGTCGTGGAGGGGATGATCGAGACCGCCTTCGACACGGTCAAGGGCGTCGACGGTTTCCTGCTGGACGGCTTCCCGCGCAATCTTTCCCAGGCGGCCGACCTTGACAGGATCCTGGAGAAGCGCGGCGAGTCCGTGACCGCCGTCGCCGGCCTGATGATCAGCGACGACATGATCCGCGAGCGCATCAAGGGCCGCGCCGTGATCGAAGGACGCGCCGACGACGCCTCCGACGAGACGGTCAACAACCGCATCCGGACCTACCACGCACAGACCGAGCCGCTCATCGAGTACTACAAGGCCGCCGGCAAATACTGGGAAGTCAACGTGGACGGCGGCGAGATCGCCGAGAACCGCGCCCGCGTCCTCGCCCTGATGGACAAGATCGCCTGA